A region of Rhodanobacteraceae bacterium DNA encodes the following proteins:
- a CDS encoding Pyrroline-5-carboxylate reductase → MPESRAPSPEFRTLAFVGGGNMARSLIGAQLARGIPAASIRVAEPRAEARAALAREFGVAVHADNADAVAGADCVVLAVKPQVMRQVCESLAEPLRGARALVISIAAGIRIAQLERLLGADHAIVRCMPNTPALVGAGASGLCANRHVSDEQRALATRLFDAAGIVRWIDDEAQMDTVTALSGSGPAYFFLLVEAMEGAAAKLGLPRDTARALAAQTCLGAGHMLADSDETAAELRRRVTSPHGTTAAALDVFEQGGFAALVERALTAAERRGAEMSAELDRSP, encoded by the coding sequence ATGCCCGAGTCCCGAGCCCCGAGTCCCGAGTTCCGCACCCTCGCCTTCGTCGGCGGCGGCAACATGGCGCGCAGCCTGATCGGCGCGCAACTGGCGCGCGGGATTCCCGCCGCGTCGATCCGCGTGGCCGAACCGCGCGCCGAAGCGCGCGCAGCGCTGGCCCGCGAGTTCGGCGTCGCGGTGCATGCGGACAACGCCGACGCCGTGGCCGGCGCGGATTGCGTGGTACTGGCGGTGAAGCCCCAGGTGATGCGGCAGGTTTGCGAGAGTCTGGCCGAGCCCTTGCGCGGCGCGCGCGCGTTGGTGATCTCGATCGCCGCCGGCATCCGCATCGCGCAACTGGAACGTTTGCTGGGCGCGGATCACGCCATCGTCCGCTGCATGCCCAACACGCCGGCACTGGTCGGCGCGGGTGCAAGCGGCTTGTGCGCCAATCGCCATGTCAGCGACGAACAGCGCGCCCTGGCCACGCGGCTCTTCGACGCGGCCGGGATCGTGCGCTGGATCGACGACGAAGCGCAGATGGACACCGTGACCGCGCTGTCCGGTTCCGGCCCGGCGTATTTCTTCCTGCTGGTCGAGGCGATGGAAGGCGCCGCCGCGAAACTCGGCCTGCCGCGCGACACCGCGCGCGCGCTGGCAGCGCAGACCTGCCTCGGCGCGGGGCACATGCTGGCCGACAGCGACGAAACCGCTGCGGAATTGCGTCGGCGCGTCACCTCGCCGCACGGCACCACCGCCGCGGCGCTCGACGTATTCGAGCAAGGCGGATTCGCGGCGCTGGTCGAACGCGCGCTGACCGCGGCGGAACGCCGCGGCGCCGAGATGTCGGCCGAACTGGATCGCTCCCCATGA
- a CDS encoding YggT family protein has protein sequence MSYLANALSLLIEFAFGCAVTLFVFRLLAEAVRADFYNPICQFLYRATNPVLTPIRRVIPTWRRINLAALLIAWLLEVIKNFLLRFTVPEFWASNLGTLVLGVADLLNFFMFAYLVMIFVWALLSYVNVDARNPLVPLLGKIVDPVLKPFRKVLPLIGGFDLSPVLAILVILLVQTVVVAWLVDLGHTI, from the coding sequence ATGAGTTATCTCGCCAATGCCCTGTCGCTGCTGATCGAGTTCGCCTTCGGCTGCGCGGTCACGCTGTTCGTGTTCCGCCTGCTGGCCGAAGCGGTGCGCGCGGATTTCTACAACCCGATCTGCCAGTTCCTGTACCGCGCCACCAACCCGGTGCTGACGCCGATACGGCGCGTGATCCCGACCTGGCGGCGCATCAACCTCGCCGCACTGCTGATCGCGTGGCTGCTGGAAGTCATCAAGAACTTCCTGCTGCGCTTCACCGTGCCGGAGTTCTGGGCATCGAACCTCGGCACGCTGGTGCTGGGCGTGGCCGATCTCCTCAACTTCTTCATGTTCGCGTACCTGGTGATGATCTTCGTGTGGGCGTTGCTCAGCTACGTCAACGTCGATGCGCGCAACCCGCTGGTGCCGCTGCTGGGCAAGATCGTGGACCCCGTGCTGAAGCCGTTTCGCAAGGTGCTGCCGTTGATCGGCGGCTTCGACCTGTCGCCGGTGCTGGCGATCCTGGTGATCCTGCTGGTGCAGACGGTGGTGGTGGCGTGGCTGGTGGATCTCGGGCACACGATTTGA
- a CDS encoding ABC transporter, substrate-binding protein (cluster 8, B12/iron complex): MISGPRRIVCLTEEPTEVLYALGEQDRIVGISGFTVRPPRARKEKPKVSAFTSAKIDRILALEPDFAIGFSDIQADIARELIKAGVEVWISNHRSVEGIVAYVRRLGALVGVADKADAYACELEAHIERVREQGAALPRHPRVYFEEWDEPPITGIRWVAELIRIAGGEDAFPELANESLAKNRILADPMEVARRAPDIILASWCGKKFQPGALATRPGWDAIPAVRDRELHEIKSPIILQPGPAALTDGLDALHAIISRWARA, encoded by the coding sequence GTGATATCCGGTCCCCGCCGAATTGTCTGTCTGACCGAAGAACCGACCGAAGTCCTGTACGCGCTCGGCGAGCAGGATCGCATCGTCGGCATCTCCGGCTTCACCGTGCGGCCGCCGCGTGCGAGGAAAGAGAAACCCAAGGTCTCGGCGTTCACCAGCGCGAAGATCGACCGGATTCTTGCGCTCGAGCCCGACTTCGCGATCGGCTTTTCCGACATCCAGGCCGATATCGCGCGCGAACTGATCAAGGCCGGTGTCGAGGTGTGGATCAGCAACCATCGCTCGGTCGAAGGCATCGTGGCCTATGTGCGCCGGCTCGGCGCGCTGGTCGGCGTCGCGGACAAGGCCGACGCCTACGCGTGCGAACTCGAGGCGCACATCGAGCGCGTGCGCGAGCAGGGCGCCGCCTTGCCGCGGCATCCGCGCGTGTATTTCGAGGAATGGGACGAGCCGCCGATCACCGGCATCCGCTGGGTGGCGGAGTTGATCCGCATCGCCGGCGGCGAGGACGCGTTCCCGGAATTGGCGAACGAATCGCTGGCGAAAAACCGCATCCTCGCCGATCCGATGGAAGTGGCGCGGCGCGCGCCCGACATCATCCTGGCGTCGTGGTGCGGCAAGAAGTTCCAGCCCGGGGCATTGGCCACGCGGCCGGGCTGGGACGCGATTCCCGCGGTGCGCGACCGCGAGTTGCACGAGATCAAGTCGCCGATCATCCTGCAGCCCGGACCTGCGGCGCTCACCGACGGGCTGGACGCGCTGCACGCGATCATCTCGCGCTGGGCTCGCGCGTAG